The nucleotide sequence GCATGGTCATCGGTCATAATAAAAATGATATTGGGTTTCTTTTTATCTTGGGCAATGGAAAGCTGAACCATGAATAAGCTACAGATTACCCCTATACCTTTGAGCGTTAAAACGGAATTACGTATAAATTTCACCATATTTTAGATTTCCCTTTTTTATATTTCAATCTTGATCATAGCACAGCTCCGTTTGATGGGAGTTTTGATTTTCAGTTCCCCCGCTTCTACACTTGTCTCTAGCACTGTTGGCTGTTCATCTCCAGGATAATAGGCTACCACCTTTAATCCTTCTTTCACCAAGTCTTCTTTTCGCACGGTCACCTCAACAGCTTCCCCTTCCCCCGCATACATCACCGGAATGCTATACCCTCCATCGGTCTTGAACAGATTTACCTTTGCTTCTCCCTTGGTAATAGCGATCACATGTGGCTCGAACACCCATTTCTTTCCCCGCATTTGATCGAACAAGGGGCCATAATCTAAATACACCTTATCGGCCAGATCCGAAGGTCGCATGGAATGGTCATTCCCCGGAAACGGCGCCATGGGAAAAACGCCCATGTAAATGAATTTTTGAATTACCTGATCGGGATCGGGAAGCAATTGCTTGTCGGTACTCATCCAACCCAAGGTTGGTTTTTGGTTGCCCAAAAAGGCAATGGCATTCAAGGCGGAACCGGAATAGGTGAACTCGTCAAAAATACCATCTACATATTTCAGCTGTTCAATACGTTTTACATGGTTGTTCACATAGATAACCTTATCGGCGTCGTGAAATATGGGATGGAGCTTTTCCATAATGCCCATCCACGACATAAACAAAGACCCTACGGGTTGTTCTCCCATCCAACTTACGCCATCATCGGTGCTATGGTTATAAAAGCGGGTCCAATCCATTCGGTCAATGCAAATTCCGAAGGAATCGGGTATTCCCGCGACCGTACGCTCGGCCTGTCCGACCAGAAAATTTTGATAGCTCTCAACACCGGGATCTAGGGCTATTGCCTTTTCCCAAGTAAAAAAAGGATCTCCGGGCTTTACGCTATATATGCCTTTATCTAAAACGGCCTTCTGTTGTTTAGGGGCAAAAAGTATAGCATCGGCCAGGTTTTCGTAGAGGTAGTCATTTGCATCTCGCCAAAGCGGGGTATCTTTTGTCCGAGTGGATTTTGGCCGTGGATATTCGATTTGCGTACCGAACTCCGTTACATTGAAATAGCTCAGCACATAAAAACCGGCATCCTTCATCTTTTTGGCGTAGTTCTGCATAATAGGCATTGAAGTGGTTTTTCGGGCCACTTTACCCCTATTGCGAAAACGGACGAAGCTTGACCATTCGGCCGTTTCGTCGACCGGAGGAGCGAACATGCCCATATACGGAAAATCAAAGGAAGCCCTCCAATTTACCCGGAAAGCCATTTTCTTCATCTTTTCTACGTCAAATGAGACATCGCTATTGGAGTATGCGCCCGTACCTGCTATTTGATCCGCCAAGGGATTGACGGGCTGAAAATAATTTTCATAACGGTTTACCACCCAACCAAGACTACTACGCCAATCGGCTTGATGCGGTACAATATCCATGGCAAAGGTGAGTTCCTTTCCTTGTCCTATCCTATGGTTGTACCTTGAAAAAGTGACTTCTCCAGCCTTAGTGGTCTGCACGTTAATATCCAGTAAAGTATCTTCTGGCGAAAGCACCAAGCTTAGTCCTATATCATCTTTTTCCTCCCAAAAGCTTACCATGGGAATGGTTATTACATCTCCTTGAAACGGACAATACAACAAACCTGGATTTTCATATTCATAGCGAGGGGCGCCATAATGCCAAAGTCCATCAGCCACATCTATAGGCTCCAATGGGTCGGCCCAACTCATTAAATCATCTAGGTCTCCTTCACCGATAATGGCATTGGCAATCTCCTTATTATCCGTTCCTCCACCACTCAAATCGCCCCTTGGGTCGGCCCATGGGGCCCAAAATTTTACATTTTCGGAAGCTGGATAGTTCAAAATGGTTTGAATGGGTGTAGACCAATTTTCACCATCATCTTTGATCTGTATTTCCCAACGAATGCTATTTTCTGTTGCCTTAAAAGTTTCCGTAAGCTGAAATGTCTGTTTTGTGGTACTGTTCTCCACCGTTTTCAAGAATACGATCTCGTCATCCGATTTCTTTTCCAATCGAACATCGGTCACTACGCATCCTTTAAGCAAGGAATGCCCTGCAAGCGCTTTTTCAACCTGCCCTTTTTCAAATATCGCCTTGCTTATCTCCCCTTCTGCATTAAACCCCAATGTCAGTCCGGAAGTATGTAGCATCAATGCTTGGGGATTCTTATCTACACATGAAAACAATAGCATTATAAAAGTCATCAATGCGCATTTGTAAATTCCCCTTAGTACTGCATCTGATTTTCCCATAGTCTGTAAAACGTTTTTTTAGAGAAGGAATATTGCCCCCTATTATCGAAATCTACTTATGTTATAATCTTGTCCTTTACGAACACCTGCCTCCTTTAATTGGTTTCATACTTAATAAACCGGTAACCTGCAGGTTCAGGAATGGTAAGGATAAGATTTCCGTTCTCGACCTTCATTTCTTCAGACGCGTTAGCCTTGGGCTTTTCAAGATCCATTAGGCTTACCTTTTTTCCGTTTAGGAATTTAAGGGCTATTTTTCCTTGGGAATCCTTGTTACCGATTTCCCTGAATATCATGAGATATCCCTCCTTTTTCTCGGGATCGGCAATTTGAAAGCCTGTCCACGCGGCATTGTTGGGTTCTTCCCCGATAGGAAACACATAGTTTTCCCAAATCCCCTTACGGTGTTCCTTATAAACTCCGATTACATCACGAAGTTCGTCGCGTTCTTCGGGCTTTAGCAGCTGTGTCAGCATAAAACAGGAAGGTGCCGCCATGAAGGCCGACATGGCCGCATAGGATTGGCTGTGCAAATGCGCATCGGAATATTTGGGATTGGTTCTCGAGGTATTCTGCCAATGGGCCTGTAAATCGTTCATATTGTAATACTTTGCCATCATCCAATGATGTCTTAGCGTGATATAGGGCACATAGGCCAAATGCGATGGCAAGTTGTTCTGTATGTTCTGAAAGTACATCGGGCCGACCTCACGTGCCGGACTGTACCAACCGTATCGCTGATCATCGTATTCGGGGCACCACGATGTTTGTGTACTATAATCGGTTTTTTTGATGAATTCACGAATCCCCTTAATGCGATCGGCAAAGGCATCGTGATCTTCGAGTTTATCGAAATCAAACTTCCAGGTAGCCACATTCAGTTGTTCTTGGTTCTTTATCAGCTCTTCGGGAGTGATATAGCGGATGGCCGCCCAGAGGCCGATACCCACATTGTATTTCTTCGACAGTTTTTTGGTTTTCTTCCAGTGGGCATCATAGCCCACGTTGGTATTGGGATGCCATGAGTTTTTACTCTTAGTGGCCCCTTCTTGCCAACCGTCATCGATGCGAACGATATCTATACCCAGATCGGCGGCCGATTTTATTTCCTTTTCGATAACCGAAAATTCAGAATTCTCCCGACCATAGATTTTATCATATTCGCCATTTTGCCAATCACTACCCCAGGTATCGATCAAAATATGCATATCTCGATCTAACTGTACAGGATAACGTATACGATCAAAACGTTTGAAGGCCAATTCAGAGGCATCACTACCTCCTGAGTACAAAATACTCCACGTAGCCCAAGTACGTTTGAACTCCGATGTAATTTCCTTAGGCTTCAATCCCCATCCCGTTACTTCGACACCTGTGGGCGTGCAATAAAAGCTACCGGTCTGGTGCCCGTATTTGTTTACCGTCTTATTCGATTCCTTGACCAAAATCAAGCCTTCGTCTCCGGCCTGTACCACAAGGCCGTTTGCCCAGGTATTCTGCTCATCCTGAAAAATAGGGTATCCCTTTACAATACGCTCCTTGACCATGTCATCGGTATTCACGCGGTTTCCGGGATTGTTGTAAATTCCCCAATACCGTCGTTGGTTGGGTTGCGAAAAATCGACCGGAATAAACTCGTTTCTCGCAATTTTTATGGGCTGGTTCGATCCATAGGACTTATACATGGCCAAATCTTCAGGAATGCCCTCTGGCGAAAACCCGTCAATGGCCCTGACCTCAAGGGCCGTCCATATTCCCGGAGCATTAGGGTAAACGCGAACCAAATAGTTCAGTTCAATGCCGGAGTCGTATCTTACCAAGGCCCTTACCAAGATATGTTCGGTCGTGAACTTTTCATCATCGGTACTGACACCTTCCACAGCTATCAAACGGGCCGGGGAAGCATTATCGATTTTGGTCGGCAAATCCCAATCGCTATCATAAGGCGATTTTTCCGTGCACCATTCCTTTCCCGAACGCGTATTTTTAAAACTCACCGTCTTGAAGCCAGAACCGCTCCACTCCCAAGTACGCTCCACTTTTCCGGTTGTTACCTGCAGTATCTTATTTTTAAAAGTAGCCTTGGCCCCGTGCAAGGTCACCGACAGCTCATTACCGTGTTCTTCACTTTGAGCACGGACTTGGAAGGAAGCAAGAACTATGCTCAAAAACATCAATAGGGCAATACTTTGAATTTTCATGATATAAACCTTTTAATTTTAAGTAGTATCCTACCAAGCAGTCAACTCCCCTATTGAAACTTAAAATTTCAGATCAAGAAAAACGTGGGGCATTCAAACCCAACAAGGCTACCCGAAAAGACAGCTTGCCTAGTACCCGCCTACCGATAAGGCCTTCCTAAAAACAAGGTGCACAAAACGGGCTTAAAGTATTTTCTAGGCCGCCCCTATTTTTCCTCCCTTACCAATTTTGCCGTATCGATTCGAAGCAAGGTACCCGGATGACCGCTAACTATACCTTTAAAATGTTCTTTTATGGCCGTTCTGTATTTGGTTTTGTCCGGTGTGTTTTTCCTGTAACTATCGACATACAATCCGATTTGTGCAAAAGGAATGGCCGCATGTTTTTTCCCATCTTTGAAGGCAAAATTCATTGCATCGTAATCGACGAAGTCATCGGGTGTAACCTCTTTATTGTTCTTCACGCTAGACTTGGCAATAGCTTCGGGAGCGACGCGATAATCGATAATTTTATCGATGCCCCGCTTGTTCGCATAGTTAAAATTATCCTCTACTTTTATATGGATTGGCCATAAGCGGCCAAACTCCAAAGTATCGCTCAAAATGGTACGCATCAATGGGTATTTATCCTTCCATGGCGATTTGGTCCATCCTCTTTTTCCTGTGTACACTTCTACGCGGCCGATATAATCTTCCTTAGTTCCCTTGCGATGATGATTGGGGTCTGCTGCAATTTCCTTTTGAATATCGAACATTTTATTCCCTAGGCTCTGTACGAAGTAGGCTCCCCTATCGCCTTCTAGAAATACGTTTTCCTTTACGGTATGACCGGCCCCTCCGAACATAAATGCGCCTTTGGATGCCGATTTATAGAATACGTTTCCGATTACGGTCGCCCCCGATTGACCATCGTCTAAATGCAATCCGGCACGTTCTACCTTTCCGGGTACGTGCATCAAATGATGAAAGAAGTTGTAGCGGTATGTATTTCCGAAACCGCCCAAATCAGCTCCGGAATATATGGCCCCGCCATCACCTTCCTCATAACCGATATTAAAGAGTTCGTTATACTCGACCAAATGGTCATTACCGTTAACCACCATGGCTTGTCCCAAGGAATTATGGATCATATTATGACGAAATATGTTCCCTACCCCGTTCATTACAATATTGACCTTTTCGTGTTTAAAACTATCTTGATAGATTTGGCAGTTTTCCACCAAGTTATTACCTGGAGTGATCTCGTCAGGGGAACGTAGCCCCCCGCTTAGCCGCACGTGCACATCTAAATCAACCAAATCGCAACTCTTAACGACATTGTCGGTGCCTAGAATTTCAACTCCCACCGCCGTAGAATTGGTAATCTGGGCACCGGCCACAAGGTTATGTTCACCTTTGATCGTATACACACTGCCGCTTCCTACATTTTTAACGGACAGACCTATTACCTTAACATGACGGGTACCATCTAGGGCCAAAAAGCCATTCGCCACCGATAAGCCTATTTGGGTGTTTCCGTTTATGGGGGTTGGCGGATAAACGAACAAGCGATTGGTCAATGGGTCAAAATGCCATTCACCGGGCCGGTCAAGTTCACATAGAAGTCCAAAAACACGAAAAGGTTTATCGTTCTTTCTCCATGCCCACCCATAGCCCAAGGCACGGGTCAGATGAATGGATTTCGTTGCGGCATCAGCACCGTAAACGGGTTGGGAGCTTAACAGCCAACTGGCTTCAATAAAACCGGTTAGCTGGTTTCTGGTATTGTTTCTTTTAAGTTCGTTCTCCCATTGTTGCCAACTGCCGGCCATTTCATTTACCTTATCCCCTATTTGGGCCTGGGCTCCACGTGGGTCTTGCAGTGAACCTTTCCAGCCCCTGGGCTTATCTTTCGCCAAATATGGCACATAGCCTGCACGAACCCCATAATCTTGTTTTCCTACGGGAATGGCCGGAGGAGACACTTCTGCCCGTACCGTCTCTTCCACAAAACTGGCATAGCCTTCATTCGGGAAAACGGAAGGTAAATATTCTACATCGTCATAGCTTAGGTTGAGCATCAGGTCTTTGTTGAACCTGCCCAACATTGTAGTATCGGTAATGGTGGCCACCATAATCTTGTTCGACGCTCGGGCGGATAGCCTGGCCAATTCATCGGGGGCTTTTACCGCACTGAAATTTTTGGGCGAAATGAGCATACTTCCATCGAACAACACACTTTCCCCCGCTGCCGCCCTTATGATTATCGGCCTATCCTCTGTCCCCTTAAATTCAGGACCTAGAACTATTTTTTTCTTAAATCGATAGACCCCTCCGCCAAGCGTAATGGTAAGTCCTTTTTTAGGTACTCCTTTCCGTTTTAAGATTTCCGAAGCCTTCTCGATAGCCCCTTCAAAGGAGGTAGGGTCCGATCGGCTTCCTTTGTTGTTATCTCCGCCTTCGGGAGAAACGAATAGTTGCGAATGCCCCATAAAGGTGGCCAAAAGCATGACTCCTATACAGATTACTATTGTTTTTTTATTCATGTCTTAGAGGGTTCTTTTAGGTTTATA is from Zobellia galactanivorans and encodes:
- a CDS encoding alpha-galactosidase gives rise to the protein MKIQSIALLMFLSIVLASFQVRAQSEEHGNELSVTLHGAKATFKNKILQVTTGKVERTWEWSGSGFKTVSFKNTRSGKEWCTEKSPYDSDWDLPTKIDNASPARLIAVEGVSTDDEKFTTEHILVRALVRYDSGIELNYLVRVYPNAPGIWTALEVRAIDGFSPEGIPEDLAMYKSYGSNQPIKIARNEFIPVDFSQPNQRRYWGIYNNPGNRVNTDDMVKERIVKGYPIFQDEQNTWANGLVVQAGDEGLILVKESNKTVNKYGHQTGSFYCTPTGVEVTGWGLKPKEITSEFKRTWATWSILYSGGSDASELAFKRFDRIRYPVQLDRDMHILIDTWGSDWQNGEYDKIYGRENSEFSVIEKEIKSAADLGIDIVRIDDGWQEGATKSKNSWHPNTNVGYDAHWKKTKKLSKKYNVGIGLWAAIRYITPEELIKNQEQLNVATWKFDFDKLEDHDAFADRIKGIREFIKKTDYSTQTSWCPEYDDQRYGWYSPAREVGPMYFQNIQNNLPSHLAYVPYITLRHHWMMAKYYNMNDLQAHWQNTSRTNPKYSDAHLHSQSYAAMSAFMAAPSCFMLTQLLKPEERDELRDVIGVYKEHRKGIWENYVFPIGEEPNNAAWTGFQIADPEKKEGYLMIFREIGNKDSQGKIALKFLNGKKVSLMDLEKPKANASEEMKVENGNLILTIPEPAGYRFIKYETN
- a CDS encoding right-handed parallel beta-helix repeat-containing protein, whose amino-acid sequence is MNKKTIVICIGVMLLATFMGHSQLFVSPEGGDNNKGSRSDPTSFEGAIEKASEILKRKGVPKKGLTITLGGGVYRFKKKIVLGPEFKGTEDRPIIIRAAAGESVLFDGSMLISPKNFSAVKAPDELARLSARASNKIMVATITDTTMLGRFNKDLMLNLSYDDVEYLPSVFPNEGYASFVEETVRAEVSPPAIPVGKQDYGVRAGYVPYLAKDKPRGWKGSLQDPRGAQAQIGDKVNEMAGSWQQWENELKRNNTRNQLTGFIEASWLLSSQPVYGADAATKSIHLTRALGYGWAWRKNDKPFRVFGLLCELDRPGEWHFDPLTNRLFVYPPTPINGNTQIGLSVANGFLALDGTRHVKVIGLSVKNVGSGSVYTIKGEHNLVAGAQITNSTAVGVEILGTDNVVKSCDLVDLDVHVRLSGGLRSPDEITPGNNLVENCQIYQDSFKHEKVNIVMNGVGNIFRHNMIHNSLGQAMVVNGNDHLVEYNELFNIGYEEGDGGAIYSGADLGGFGNTYRYNFFHHLMHVPGKVERAGLHLDDGQSGATVIGNVFYKSASKGAFMFGGAGHTVKENVFLEGDRGAYFVQSLGNKMFDIQKEIAADPNHHRKGTKEDYIGRVEVYTGKRGWTKSPWKDKYPLMRTILSDTLEFGRLWPIHIKVEDNFNYANKRGIDKIIDYRVAPEAIAKSSVKNNKEVTPDDFVDYDAMNFAFKDGKKHAAIPFAQIGLYVDSYRKNTPDKTKYRTAIKEHFKGIVSGHPGTLLRIDTAKLVREEK